CGGCGGTGGCGACGGTGGTGTGGTTTGTCATCGGCGGACGCCGCGACCTGCAAAAACTTTTCACCCACCTGCGCACCGCCAGCCGCGACGAGGAGGACAACGGAACGGTGGACGCGAAAAAATGACGGGGTGCCGGCAAACGTTCGCATTTCCCTGATGTCAACGGTTGACCGTGGACGGGTTTGCCGCGGCGGGGTGTGCCATCGGAAGATGGGCGCATACCCTGTCATGACCTATCTATCTGGATTGAAATATAAACTGAGCATCCTGTGTGCCCTTGTCCTCGCGGTCGTGCATTGCCACGGCAAGGACGGGCCGGTGGAGGGCGGCATTGATCCGGCGGACTTCCGGTCGCCGAAAAAAGCATCGGGACCGTATGTCTGGTGGCACTGGGTGGGATACAACGTTGACAAGGAGGGAATCACAAAGGACCTGGAGTCCATGAGGGACGCCGGCGTGGCCGGCGCGACGCTCTTCCAGCTCGTCTCGACCGCGACCGACCGATACCCCCCCGTGGCCAATACTTATTCCCGGGGCATCGATTATTTTAATGAAAAATGGTGGGAGCTGGTGAGGCACTCGGCGGCGGAGGCCAAAAGGCTCGGGCTGGAACTGGGCATGCACAACTGCATAGGCTGGTCGGTCAGCGGCGGCCCCTGGATACAACCGGAAAACGCCATGCAGCATGTCGTCTGGTCGGAGACCAAAATTTCGGGTCCGAGGCGATTCACTGGCTACCTGAGCCAGCCCGCGGCCAAATTGAATTATTATAACGACATAGCCGTGCTCCTGGTGCCGGACGGCGAGCCCGCGCCCAAGGACATGATTGATATTTCCGGCAAGATGCAGGCCGATGGAAAGATAATATGTGAAATTCCGAAAGGCTCCTATACCATATACCGTTTCGGCCATACCCCGACCGGGGCGAAACCGACCTCGGCGCCCGAAAATATCGACGCGCTGGAGGCGGACAAGATGAGCGCCGAGGCAATGACTTTTCACATGCGGAATATTCTGGCTCCGCTGAAAGCGCATGTCGGCCAATATCTCGGCAGCACGCTCAATTACATGCTCTTCGACAGTTATGAGGCCGGCGACCAGAATTGGACGGCCCGGATGAGGCCGGAATTTTTGGCCCGAAAAGGCTACGACATCATTCCGTGGCTGCCCGTCCTGGCGGGACGCATCGTCGAAAGCCAGGAGGCCACGGAAGGGTTCAAGTGGGACCTGAAGACCGCCGTATCGGACATGTTTGTCGAGTATAGCTATCAACTCCCGAAAAAAATGCTCCGGGAACTGGGCATGCAAATACAGATCGAGCCCTACGCCACGGGGCCGGTAAACGTCCCGCGCCCGTTCAACACCTTTGACGCCGCCCGCGTGGCCGATCTGCCCACGACCGAGTTCTGGACCCGCATGAGGAAAAGCGACATCGACAAATGGCATGTCAACGCGGCCATTCCTTTCTTTGGCATAAACCTGTTGAGCGCGGAGGCCTTCACCGGCGGCGGCACGCAGAGCCGCTGGACCGAGACACCCGCGCAGCTCAAGTTCAGCGGCGACGTGGCCTTTTCCAAGGGCGTCAACCGGATGATCCTGCACCACTGGGTCCACCAGCCGTTTCCCGATCATATAAAACCGGGCATGAGCATGGGGCCATGGGGAACGCATTTCGGCCGCAATCAGACCTGGTTCGAGCCGGGAAAGGCTTGGATCGCCTATCTGAGCCGGTCGCAATATCTATTGCAAAAAGGGGAACGGGTCAGCGATTTCGTCTCGCTGGACGCTTACATTCCGGGCGGGGACATAATCTCGGAAAAAACCTTGATCAATCACACCGAAACGAGGAATGGCAAAATCGTCAGCCCTTTCGGGAGGACATATTCCCTGCTCGCGGTGCCCCATGAGGGCGGGCTTTCGCTGGACGCCTTGATAAAACTCGAGAAACTGGTGACCCAAGGAGCGATTGTATTCGGCCCGCGTCCGGCAAGGGCCAAAGGATACAGGGACCTCGCGGCCAATGAAGAGAAATTCAAAAAGTTGACCGATCTTATCTGGGGAAAGGATATTTCTACGGGAATCCAGGAAAACATCCACGGGAAAGGCAGGGTATTATGGGGCGGCGGCATTGAAGACGCATTGCGGAAGTTAAATATAGCGTCCAGCGTGATATTCCACGGCGGCGGCGATGACTCCATCTGCTGGCTGCACCGCCGCGCCGGTGACGCGGATATTTTTTATTTCGCCAACACGGAAGCGACGGCCAGGCATATAAGAGTCGCCTTGAGGGCCCAAAACAAGACGCCGGAAACCTGGGATCCCGAGACCGGGGACATTGCCCCTCTTGCTGTCTGGAGTCCGACCGGCAATGGCGCCGACGTGTCCCTGCACCTGAAACCCAACCAGGCGCTGTTTGTTGTCTTCCGGAATCCGATTGCGCAGGACGATTTTGTCACCGCGGTCACCGCCCGGTCGCCCGACGACACATTTGCCATAGAAACAAACACGGCGGGAAACTGGATCGTGAAATCCGGACGACCGGGCGAATTTGCATTGCAGACCACCAAAGGCAAAAAGCTGCATGCCGCCATCGACACCGTGCCTGTCGATATTGTCATCGGCGGAGCGTGGCAGGTTGAATTCAAGCCCCCGGTCGGGAGCCCCTTCCCTGCCAAATTTGAAAAGCTTGAATCGTGGACGCTTTCAAACGACGAACGCATCCGGTATTTTGCTGGAACCGCCACCTATTCAAACCGGTTTCGCGCGCCTGACGCCATCGCGGGGGGCGACCTGTCCGTTTCCCTTGATCTGGGCGTTGTCAAGGAACTGGCCTCGGTCTCGATCAACGGGAAACCGGTCGCGACGCTCTGGCACGCTCCGTTCGAGGTGGACATCACCGAATTTATAAAACCCGGCGAGAATGAAATCGCCGTTTCCGTGACCAACACCTGGGCCAACCGGTTGATCGGTGACAACAACCACCCGGATGATTGCGAATGGGGTCCTCCCGTGGATGCGGAAGGACGGGCGCTGCGGGTTTTCCCCGAATGGCTGATCGCGGGAAATCCGCGTCCGTCAAAACAAAGGGCGGCGTTCTCTTCCTGGAATTATTTCAATGAAAAATCCGCTCTGCTCGATGCCGGTTTATTGAGCGAGGTGAAACTGCAATTCCGAAAAAAGGCGGCCTTCCAAAGCCAGTTTTAGGGAAAGCTCCATTCAATTTGCCGCATTTTCCGGGCCCATTGTAATACCATTTCCGAACGAACTTTATATTTCAGGTAGGGCGAGGCGTCCCGCCGAGCCGCGAGCGCCAACGGCTCAGCGGGACGCCTCGCCCTACCTAAACCTGACGGCACGGAGGCCGTCCCTCCAAAAAGACAGGGGTCGCTAAGATCCCGAAAGGACCAAAATGTCTTGATGCGCGGGCTATCCCTGCGCGCGTGTCACATTGACGAAATTCCGATACAGTTGCAGTCCGCGCGACTGGCTTTTTTCCGGGTGAAATTGCGTCGCGAAACACTGGCCGCGCGCGATGGCCGCCGTGAAGGCGCCGCCGTAATCGCACTCCGCCAGCACCAGCGACGCATCCTCCGGCACGCAGTGATAGCTGTGCACGAAATAAAACGCCTCGCCCTCCGTCTTCAGTCCCTCGGCCAGCGGCGATGACGGCTGCCGGAAGCGGATCGCGTTCCAGCCCATGTGCGGAATTTTGTATTCCGGCGGGCGTCGAAAAAGCTCCACCCGCCCGGGAAACACGCCGAGCCCGGTGACATCGCCTTCCTCGGAAAAGTCAAACAACGCCTGCATGCCGAGGCATATCCCGAGAAACGGCCGCCCCTCGCCGATCCAGCCGCGCACCGTGTCGGCCAGCCCCGAGGCGCGCAGCGACGCCACGCAATCGCCCAACGCGCCCACGCCCGGCAGCACGAGCCCGGCGGCATCGCTTCCGATCTCGGCCGGCGCGCGCACCACGCGCGGCGTTGCGC
This genomic stretch from Termitidicoccus mucosus harbors:
- a CDS encoding glycosyl hydrolase is translated as MTYLSGLKYKLSILCALVLAVVHCHGKDGPVEGGIDPADFRSPKKASGPYVWWHWVGYNVDKEGITKDLESMRDAGVAGATLFQLVSTATDRYPPVANTYSRGIDYFNEKWWELVRHSAAEAKRLGLELGMHNCIGWSVSGGPWIQPENAMQHVVWSETKISGPRRFTGYLSQPAAKLNYYNDIAVLLVPDGEPAPKDMIDISGKMQADGKIICEIPKGSYTIYRFGHTPTGAKPTSAPENIDALEADKMSAEAMTFHMRNILAPLKAHVGQYLGSTLNYMLFDSYEAGDQNWTARMRPEFLARKGYDIIPWLPVLAGRIVESQEATEGFKWDLKTAVSDMFVEYSYQLPKKMLRELGMQIQIEPYATGPVNVPRPFNTFDAARVADLPTTEFWTRMRKSDIDKWHVNAAIPFFGINLLSAEAFTGGGTQSRWTETPAQLKFSGDVAFSKGVNRMILHHWVHQPFPDHIKPGMSMGPWGTHFGRNQTWFEPGKAWIAYLSRSQYLLQKGERVSDFVSLDAYIPGGDIISEKTLINHTETRNGKIVSPFGRTYSLLAVPHEGGLSLDALIKLEKLVTQGAIVFGPRPARAKGYRDLAANEEKFKKLTDLIWGKDISTGIQENIHGKGRVLWGGGIEDALRKLNIASSVIFHGGGDDSICWLHRRAGDADIFYFANTEATARHIRVALRAQNKTPETWDPETGDIAPLAVWSPTGNGADVSLHLKPNQALFVVFRNPIAQDDFVTAVTARSPDDTFAIETNTAGNWIVKSGRPGEFALQTTKGKKLHAAIDTVPVDIVIGGAWQVEFKPPVGSPFPAKFEKLESWTLSNDERIRYFAGTATYSNRFRAPDAIAGGDLSVSLDLGVVKELASVSINGKPVATLWHAPFEVDITEFIKPGENEIAVSVTNTWANRLIGDNNHPDDCEWGPPVDAEGRALRVFPEWLIAGNPRPSKQRAAFSSWNYFNEKSALLDAGLLSEVKLQFRKKAAFQSQF
- the hisH gene encoding imidazole glycerol phosphate synthase subunit HisH; the protein is MKTESPIIATIDNGICNLRSVTKALEAVGATPRVVRAPAEIGSDAAGLVLPGVGALGDCVASLRASGLADTVRGWIGEGRPFLGICLGMQALFDFSEEGDVTGLGVFPGRVELFRRPPEYKIPHMGWNAIRFRQPSSPLAEGLKTEGEAFYFVHSYHCVPEDASLVLAECDYGGAFTAAIARGQCFATQFHPEKSQSRGLQLYRNFVNVTRAQG